A genomic segment from Comamonas terrigena NBRC 13299 encodes:
- a CDS encoding PilT/PilU family type 4a pilus ATPase, which translates to MSMMERILRVMADKQASDVYLSANSPALIKIDGECMPVNSQILTPEAPRTLLAEIVTPQDMDVLANTGELNLAVPLQGVGRFRISAMHQRGSVAVVVRFLAQQVPSLDSLHMPPALGDLVMEKHGLILIAGASGSGKSTTLAAMIDRRNELCSGHILTIEDPIEYQLRNKKSIVNQREVGTDTQSQQIALKNALRQAPDVILIGEIRDRETMSAAIAYAQSGHLCLATLHGNSSYHALQRILGFYPVEERASLLGDLGSALRAVVTQRLVRQPDGHRIPAAEIMVNTPQVRTMIEKGDFTGIKDAMDQSMDEGSQTFEDSLAQLVLSGKIDRKEGLSNADSHTNLMWRLQNDPPTAAAASVQQAVPSFQPPAADAAPAAPVSDIVLDTHMPRP; encoded by the coding sequence ATGAGCATGATGGAGCGCATTCTTCGCGTGATGGCCGACAAACAGGCATCGGACGTTTATCTGTCCGCCAATTCCCCGGCCCTGATCAAGATTGACGGCGAATGCATGCCCGTCAACAGCCAGATCCTCACCCCCGAGGCGCCCCGCACACTGCTGGCTGAAATCGTTACCCCCCAGGACATGGATGTGCTGGCCAACACCGGCGAGCTGAACCTGGCCGTGCCGCTGCAGGGCGTGGGCCGCTTTCGCATCAGCGCCATGCACCAGCGCGGCTCGGTGGCGGTGGTGGTGCGGTTTCTGGCCCAGCAGGTGCCTTCGCTCGACAGCCTGCACATGCCGCCTGCCCTGGGCGATCTGGTCATGGAAAAGCATGGCCTGATCCTCATTGCCGGCGCGTCCGGATCGGGCAAGAGCACCACGCTGGCGGCCATGATCGACCGGCGCAACGAGCTGTGCTCCGGCCACATCCTGACCATTGAAGACCCCATCGAATACCAGCTGCGCAACAAGAAATCCATCGTCAACCAGCGTGAGGTGGGCACCGACACCCAAAGCCAGCAGATTGCGCTGAAGAATGCGCTGCGCCAGGCCCCGGATGTGATCCTGATCGGTGAAATCCGCGACCGCGAGACCATGTCCGCCGCCATTGCCTACGCACAGTCCGGCCACCTGTGCCTGGCCACGCTGCATGGCAACAGCAGCTACCACGCGCTCCAACGTATTCTGGGTTTCTACCCCGTGGAGGAGCGCGCCTCCCTGCTGGGCGATCTGGGCTCGGCGCTGCGCGCCGTGGTCACGCAGCGCCTGGTGCGCCAGCCCGATGGACACCGCATTCCGGCCGCCGAAATCATGGTGAACACCCCCCAGGTGCGCACCATGATCGAGAAAGGCGACTTCACCGGAATCAAGGATGCGATGGATCAATCCATGGACGAAGGCTCGCAAACCTTTGAAGATAGCCTCGCACAGCTCGTTTTGAGCGGCAAAATAGACCGTAAGGAAGGTCTGTCCAATGCAGATTCGCACACCAACTTGATGTGGCGCCTGCAAAATGACCCCCCAACGGCTGCCGCGGCCTCTGTGCAGCAGGCCGTACCGAGCTTCCAGCCCCCTGCCGC
- the dapD gene encoding 2,3,4,5-tetrahydropyridine-2,6-dicarboxylate N-succinyltransferase — MTQQLQQIIDSAWENRASISAASAPKEVVDAVEHVIAELDAGRMRVATREGVGQWTVHQWLKKAVLLSFRLKDNALIQSGALNFFDKVPTKYQGLSEAEIAATGVRVVPPAVARRGSFIAKGAILMPSYVNIGAYVDEGTMVDTWATVGSCAQVGKNVHLSGGVGLGGVLEPLQANPTIIEDNCFIGARSEVVEGVIVEENSVISMGVYIGQSTPIFNRETGETTFGRVPAGSVVVSGNLPKKTKDGKDYSMYAAIIVKTVDAKTRSTTSLNDLLRD, encoded by the coding sequence ATGACGCAACAACTCCAACAAATCATTGATTCCGCCTGGGAAAACCGTGCTTCCATCTCGGCCGCCTCTGCCCCCAAGGAAGTGGTGGACGCGGTCGAACATGTGATCGCCGAACTGGATGCAGGCCGCATGCGCGTAGCCACCCGTGAAGGCGTGGGCCAGTGGACCGTGCACCAGTGGCTCAAGAAAGCCGTGCTGCTGTCGTTCCGTCTGAAGGACAACGCCCTGATCCAGTCGGGCGCGCTGAACTTCTTCGACAAGGTTCCCACCAAGTACCAAGGTCTGTCGGAAGCCGAAATCGCCGCCACCGGCGTGCGTGTGGTGCCCCCTGCCGTCGCCCGCCGCGGCTCCTTCATCGCCAAGGGCGCGATCCTGATGCCTTCCTACGTGAACATCGGCGCCTACGTGGACGAAGGCACCATGGTTGACACCTGGGCCACCGTCGGCTCCTGCGCCCAAGTGGGCAAGAACGTCCACTTGTCGGGTGGCGTGGGCCTGGGTGGTGTGCTGGAACCCCTGCAAGCCAACCCCACCATCATTGAAGACAACTGCTTCATCGGCGCCCGCTCCGAAGTGGTGGAGGGCGTGATCGTAGAAGAGAACTCCGTGATCTCCATGGGCGTGTACATCGGCCAGTCCACCCCCATCTTCAACCGCGAAACCGGCGAAACCACCTTCGGCCGCGTGCCTGCGGGCTCCGTGGTGGTGTCGGGCAACCTGCCCAAGAAGACCAAGGACGGCAAGGACTATTCCATGTACGCCGCCATCATCGTCAAGACGGTGGACGCCAAGACCCGTTCCACGACCAGCCTGAACGATCTGCTGCGCGACTGA
- the dapC gene encoding succinyldiaminopimelate transaminase, whose translation MNPLLSTLQPYPFERLRQLFAGVTPPASLPHISLGMGEPRHPTPAFIQEAMTANLGGLANYPATAGDIRLRQACADWMGRRYGVQLDAATQVLPVNGSREALFSFAQTVIDPTRAGATVICPNPFYQIYEGATLLAGATPYYAASEAGRNFAVNWDAVPDGVWAQTQLIFVCSPGNPTGAVMPLDEWKKLFELSDRYGFVIASDECYSEIYFRDDAPLGGLEAAKQLGRSDFRNLVAFTSLSKRSNVPGLRSGFVAGDAQLLKSFLLYRTYHGGAMSPTVQMASIAAWGDEAHVEDNRRMYREKFAAVTPLLADVMDVRLPDASFYLWAGVPAQLGMSDTEFARALFAEQHVTVLPGSYLARDAQGHNPGAGRVRMALVAETAECVDAARRIVQFIHSHSN comes from the coding sequence ATGAACCCCCTGCTCTCCACACTGCAGCCCTACCCATTCGAGCGGCTGCGCCAACTGTTCGCGGGCGTGACCCCGCCCGCCTCCCTCCCCCACATCAGCCTGGGCATGGGCGAGCCCCGCCACCCCACACCGGCTTTCATCCAGGAAGCCATGACGGCCAACCTGGGTGGTCTGGCCAACTATCCGGCCACGGCGGGCGATATCCGCCTGCGCCAGGCTTGTGCGGACTGGATGGGCCGCCGCTATGGCGTGCAGCTGGATGCAGCCACCCAGGTGCTGCCAGTCAACGGCTCGCGCGAGGCACTGTTCTCGTTTGCGCAGACCGTGATCGACCCTACGCGTGCCGGCGCCACCGTGATCTGCCCCAACCCTTTCTACCAAATCTACGAAGGCGCCACCCTGCTGGCCGGGGCCACGCCCTACTACGCCGCCAGCGAGGCCGGCCGCAACTTCGCGGTCAACTGGGATGCGGTGCCGGACGGGGTCTGGGCCCAAACGCAGCTGATCTTTGTCTGCTCCCCCGGCAACCCCACCGGCGCGGTGATGCCGCTGGACGAATGGAAAAAGCTGTTCGAGCTGTCCGACCGCTATGGTTTTGTGATTGCTTCGGACGAGTGCTACAGCGAGATCTATTTCCGCGATGACGCACCCCTGGGTGGCCTGGAAGCGGCCAAGCAGCTGGGCCGCAGCGACTTCCGCAACCTGGTGGCTTTCACCAGCCTCTCCAAGCGCAGCAATGTGCCGGGCCTGCGCAGCGGCTTTGTGGCCGGTGATGCGCAACTGCTCAAGTCCTTCCTGCTGTATCGCACCTACCACGGCGGGGCCATGAGCCCCACCGTGCAAATGGCGAGCATTGCCGCCTGGGGTGACGAGGCCCATGTCGAAGACAATCGCCGCATGTACCGCGAGAAGTTCGCGGCCGTGACCCCGCTGCTGGCCGATGTGATGGACGTGCGTCTGCCTGACGCCAGCTTCTACCTGTGGGCCGGCGTGCCTGCCCAGCTGGGCATGAGCGACACCGAATTCGCCCGTGCCCTGTTTGCCGAGCAGCATGTGACCGTGCTGCCCGGCAGCTACCTGGCCCGCGACGCCCAGGGACACAATCCCGGCGCCGGCCGCGTACGCATGGCCCTGGTGGCCGAAACCGCCGAATGCGTGGACGCTGCACGCCGCATCGTCCAATTCATCCACTCCCATTCCAACTAA
- a CDS encoding methyl-accepting chemotaxis protein encodes MARLFFAPALWLLRRMGLRAKFFALGLCGLLALGVVLWSGNMIAGPTVQSLLAVAVMLVFLYGVGALYVDLSQGLRRLLQVTAQATEGDLTSRAQCDGRDELAALGSQLDKMVVSLSAMVADVRSNAALVAQAGHHLTQDQHALSVRTEQQAASVAQTVVSVEQVTAAVQNNSDVAKTADQHTLEVRKAVEQGAQAMERAVHSVEAIEQSAGRMNEIIGVIDGIAFQTNILALNAAVEAARAGEQGRGFAVVAAEVRTLAQRSSEAAKEISRLIGNSVSQVGASTTMIRQAGKEMGHIAEGVRSVAGHVTAITEAGAHQGTGLAQISQAVHEIDQVTQDNAQMVGHAVRQAQSLEDRAMTLTRAVARFRLQQGTAEEAVTLVERAQALRRMGMPLERYWASLTDPKQPFHDRDMYVFVLDAHGKYMAFGGNPERVGTRVQDAKGVDGQQLLNDIIHQAEQAPGWVEYAYAHPVSGAILTKMSFVCKQDGVYLGCGIYKAFTGA; translated from the coding sequence ATGGCTCGGCTTTTCTTTGCACCCGCTTTGTGGCTGCTGCGACGCATGGGGTTGCGGGCCAAGTTTTTTGCGCTGGGGCTGTGCGGGCTGCTGGCGCTGGGCGTGGTGCTGTGGAGCGGCAACATGATAGCCGGGCCGACCGTGCAGTCGTTGCTGGCGGTGGCAGTGATGCTGGTATTCCTGTACGGTGTGGGGGCGCTGTATGTGGACCTTTCCCAGGGCTTGCGCCGACTGTTGCAGGTGACAGCACAGGCCACCGAAGGTGACTTGACCAGCCGAGCCCAGTGTGACGGCCGCGATGAACTGGCGGCCCTGGGCAGCCAACTGGACAAGATGGTGGTGTCGCTGTCGGCCATGGTGGCCGATGTGCGCAGCAACGCCGCACTGGTGGCCCAGGCCGGTCACCACCTGACGCAGGACCAGCATGCGCTGTCGGTGCGTACCGAACAGCAGGCCGCCAGTGTGGCCCAGACCGTGGTCAGCGTGGAGCAGGTCACGGCTGCCGTGCAGAACAATTCCGACGTGGCCAAGACGGCCGACCAGCATACGCTGGAGGTGCGCAAGGCCGTGGAGCAAGGTGCGCAGGCCATGGAGCGTGCGGTGCACTCGGTGGAGGCCATCGAGCAAAGTGCCGGCCGCATGAATGAAATCATTGGTGTGATTGACGGCATCGCCTTTCAGACCAATATCCTGGCACTGAATGCGGCTGTGGAAGCCGCCCGCGCCGGTGAGCAAGGGCGTGGTTTTGCCGTGGTGGCCGCCGAGGTGCGCACCCTGGCGCAGCGCTCGTCCGAAGCGGCCAAGGAAATCAGCCGGCTGATCGGCAATTCCGTCAGCCAGGTGGGTGCCAGCACCACCATGATCCGCCAGGCCGGCAAGGAAATGGGGCACATTGCCGAAGGGGTGCGAAGTGTGGCCGGTCATGTGACTGCCATCACCGAAGCCGGCGCCCACCAGGGGACGGGGCTGGCGCAGATCAGCCAGGCCGTGCATGAGATTGACCAGGTCACCCAGGACAATGCCCAGATGGTCGGCCACGCCGTGCGCCAGGCGCAGTCGCTGGAAGACCGCGCCATGACGCTGACGCGTGCTGTTGCACGCTTTCGCCTGCAGCAGGGCACGGCCGAGGAAGCCGTCACGCTGGTGGAGCGCGCCCAGGCCTTGCGTCGCATGGGCATGCCGCTGGAGCGTTACTGGGCATCGTTGACCGACCCCAAGCAACCGTTCCACGACCGGGACATGTATGTGTTTGTGCTGGATGCCCACGGGAAGTACATGGCCTTCGGTGGCAATCCCGAGCGCGTGGGCACCCGCGTGCAGGATGCCAAGGGGGTGGATGGTCAGCAACTGCTGAACGACATCATCCACCAGGCCGAGCAAGCGCCCGGCTGGGTGGAATACGCCTATGCTCACCCGGTGAGCGGCGCGATCCTGACCAAGATGTCCTTTGTCTGCAAACAGGATGGCGTGTACCTGGGCTGCGGGATCTACAAGGCGTTTACGGGAGCGTGA
- a CDS encoding RnfABCDGE type electron transport complex subunit B: MAEPSPPQPALQGLAFFIDQALPQTQCTRCGYPDCASYAQAIATDGAPINQCAPGGMEGVQRLAALTGQAVQPLNRSFGVEGPLTVARIDEAWCIGCTLCIKACPTDAILGTNKHMHTVISAHCTGCELCLPVCPVDCIELDVVSGEATGWQAWSTAQADHARSRYAVHRARLAAKRATTAVSTRPEPPVTTAQPDTPEESSGSISGAVNAEGSAVGSSDTATSSAHVVDPKKAAIAAALAKARALRAPAATAVSGKPSKP, from the coding sequence ATGGCCGAGCCCTCTCCTCCACAGCCAGCCCTGCAGGGACTGGCTTTTTTCATTGACCAGGCGCTTCCGCAAACGCAGTGCACCCGCTGCGGCTACCCGGACTGCGCCAGCTATGCGCAGGCCATCGCCACAGACGGCGCTCCCATCAACCAATGCGCGCCTGGCGGCATGGAAGGGGTGCAGCGCCTGGCCGCCCTCACCGGCCAGGCCGTCCAGCCCCTGAACCGCAGCTTTGGGGTGGAGGGGCCGCTGACCGTGGCCCGCATCGACGAAGCCTGGTGCATCGGCTGCACGCTGTGCATCAAGGCCTGCCCGACCGACGCCATCCTGGGGACCAACAAGCATATGCACACCGTCATCAGTGCCCACTGCACCGGTTGCGAGTTGTGCCTGCCGGTGTGCCCGGTGGACTGCATCGAGCTGGATGTGGTCAGCGGGGAGGCCACGGGATGGCAAGCCTGGTCCACCGCACAGGCCGACCATGCCCGCTCACGCTATGCCGTGCACCGCGCGCGGCTGGCCGCCAAACGCGCCACCACGGCAGTGAGCACACGCCCGGAGCCTCCCGTAACCACCGCGCAACCCGACACGCCGGAGGAAAGTTCAGGATCCATCAGCGGCGCAGTCAATGCGGAAGGCAGTGCGGTAGGTAGTTCAGACACGGCGACCAGCTCTGCCCATGTGGTCGATCCGAAGAAAGCCGCCATCGCCGCGGCACTGGCCAAGGCACGGGCACTGCGTGCACCTGCTGCTACAGCTGTGTCAGGGAAACCATCCAAGCCATAG
- a CDS encoding polyhydroxyalkanoate depolymerase: protein MLYQLYETQRALVEPFADFAQATAKLYSNPMLPYSKLPYSQRMVAAFDLFYRLGKDYEKPEFDIRSVKVNSVDVTIREHVEIDKPFCELRRFKRFSDDPTTLDTLLEQPAVLIVAPLSGHYATLLRDTVNSMLGDHKVFITDWKNARLVPLSEGEFHLDDYVNYVQEFIRHLQGKYGHCHVVSVCQPTVPVLAAVSLMASRGETTPLTMTMMGGPIDARRSPTSVNNLATQRSFEWFENNVIYRVPDNYPGAGRRVYPGFLQYAGFVAMNPDRHATSHYDYFKDLIKGDDASVEHHRKFYDEYNAVLDMDADYYLETIATVFQDFKLVNGTWDVVNPAGETERVRPQDIRGTALLTVEGELDDISGSGQTRAAHDLCTQIPADQRKHLEVPGAGHYGIFSGRRWRENVYPALRDFVLQHQAGTPTTKIALAAGPARTKAESPETPAALNVTATPVHSKRRSRR from the coding sequence ATGCTCTACCAGCTCTACGAAACCCAGCGGGCCCTTGTCGAACCGTTTGCCGACTTCGCCCAGGCAACGGCCAAGCTTTACAGCAACCCCATGCTGCCTTACAGCAAGCTGCCGTACTCGCAGCGCATGGTGGCGGCCTTCGATCTGTTCTACCGCCTTGGCAAAGACTACGAGAAACCGGAATTCGACATCCGCTCCGTCAAGGTCAACAGCGTTGATGTGACCATCCGCGAACACGTGGAAATCGACAAGCCGTTCTGCGAGCTGCGCCGCTTCAAACGCTTCTCCGATGACCCCACCACGCTGGATACGCTGCTGGAGCAGCCCGCCGTGCTGATCGTGGCCCCACTCTCGGGCCACTACGCCACCCTGCTGCGCGACACCGTCAACAGCATGCTGGGTGACCACAAGGTCTTCATCACCGACTGGAAGAATGCCCGTCTGGTGCCGTTGTCCGAAGGGGAATTCCACCTGGACGACTACGTCAACTATGTGCAGGAATTCATCCGCCACCTGCAGGGCAAGTACGGGCACTGCCATGTGGTCAGCGTCTGCCAGCCCACCGTGCCGGTACTGGCGGCCGTGTCACTGATGGCCAGCCGCGGCGAAACCACGCCGCTGACCATGACCATGATGGGCGGACCCATCGATGCGCGCCGCTCACCGACGTCGGTGAACAACCTGGCCACGCAGCGCAGCTTCGAGTGGTTCGAGAACAATGTGATCTACCGCGTGCCCGACAACTACCCGGGCGCAGGCCGCCGCGTCTACCCCGGCTTCCTGCAGTACGCCGGTTTTGTGGCGATGAACCCCGACCGCCACGCCACCAGCCACTATGACTACTTCAAGGACCTGATCAAGGGCGACGACGCCAGCGTGGAACACCACCGCAAGTTCTATGACGAGTACAACGCCGTGCTCGACATGGATGCGGACTACTACCTGGAAACCATTGCCACCGTGTTCCAGGACTTCAAGCTGGTCAATGGCACCTGGGATGTGGTCAACCCTGCCGGGGAAACCGAGCGCGTGCGCCCGCAGGACATCCGCGGCACCGCCCTGCTGACGGTGGAAGGCGAGCTGGACGACATCTCCGGCTCCGGCCAGACCCGTGCCGCACACGACCTGTGCACGCAAATTCCTGCCGACCAGCGCAAGCACCTGGAAGTGCCTGGCGCCGGCCACTACGGTATCTTCAGCGGCCGCCGCTGGCGCGAAAACGTCTACCCGGCACTGCGCGATTTCGTGCTGCAGCACCAGGCCGGCACACCCACCACCAAGATCGCGCTGGCTGCAGGTCCAGCCCGCACCAAGGCCGAATCCCCGGAAACCCCCGCAGCGCTGAACGTCACCGCCACGCCTGTACACAGCAAGCGCCGCAGCCGCCGATAA